The nucleotide window AATAGGCTCCTCCTCAAACCTCAATACCTTGGAATCTTGTGGAATAATCGCTTGAATCTGCTGTTTAAGCTGATCGAAAGGTATGGTTATGTCCTCTGGAAAAATCTTCATGGAAACAAGCATCTTAGCCATCATAATCCACCAATCCATTTCTCGTACTTCAG belongs to Candidatus Bathyarchaeia archaeon and includes:
- a CDS encoding elongation factor 1-beta, with product MDWWIMMAKMLVSMKIFPEDITIPFDQLKQQIQAIIPQDSKVLRFEEEPIAFGLKALIAHILVPEEKQDELENIENGIRQIQGVSNIETFMMQRW